Below is a window of bacterium DNA.
TAAATTGAGGGTAGGCTAAAAATTGTGTAGAATAAATAAAAAACAGTTTAATTTTATGAAATGTTATGGTAAAATTATGTATATATACAGTTAAGCTTATGAATGAAACCAATCGAACCTCCGTCAAATTCGGAGGTTCATTTTTGAGGTGAAATGTATGTTGATGATTAGAACGGAAAATTTATCGAAAGTATATCTGGTGAAAAAGTTTGCGCTTGCGATTAAACCGAAAAAGACAGTGGCATTAAATCGGTTGAATTTAGAAGTTCAATCCGGTGAAATTTTTGGTTTCCTTGGTCCGAATGGTGCAGGGAAAACCACTACGATTAAGCTTATCCTTGGTCTTTTGTTTCCGACTGAAGGGCAAACCTGGTTATTTGAGCAGCCAGCAACGAGAGTTGATGTGAAACGAGAAATCGGGTTTTTGCCGGAGAACCCCTATTTTTATGATTATCTTAAAGGGGAAGAAATCCTGCATTTTATGGGTCAGTTGTATGGAATTAATAAATCTGACCGTGTGCGGAAAGTAGATGAATTACTCAAAAAAGTCGGGTTAGAAGAAGCTCGGTCGATGCCATTACGCAAATATTCCAAAGGGATGCTCCAGCGGATAGGACTGGCACAAGCACTGTTAAATGATCCGAAACTAGTCATTCTTGATGAACCGTTAACCGGTCTCGACCCGATCGGCAGAAAAGAAATCCGCGATTTAATACTTCAACTGCGGGATGAAGGGAAAACTGTTTTCTTTAGTACCCATATCTTATCAGATGCAGAAA
It encodes the following:
- a CDS encoding ABC transporter ATP-binding protein, producing the protein MLMIRTENLSKVYLVKKFALAIKPKKTVALNRLNLEVQSGEIFGFLGPNGAGKTTTIKLILGLLFPTEGQTWLFEQPATRVDVKREIGFLPENPYFYDYLKGEEILHFMGQLYGINKSDRVRKVDELLKKVGLEEARSMPLRKYSKGMLQRIGLAQALLNDPKLVILDEPLTGLDPIGRKEIRDLILQLRDEGKTVFFSTHILSDAEMICDRVGMLMKGNLTKVGKLSELLNPQVKSIEIVIAGLSAEGKQQVQKFANRMKDLGNELVANLADEKSVPALLELIKQEQAKLVSLIPQKESLEEVFMREVKESQE